One window of the Streptomyces sp. NBC_00259 genome contains the following:
- a CDS encoding serine hydrolase: protein MHAAKAVRLRRSRSLAVSGLAVLLTAATALSSGAADPGPSPSPTPSPSEAAPKPPPDQPPPLLTQADVDRAVARLDGVVQDMMKRTGVPGTAVGVVYKDRVVYLKGFGKRHVGEPAAVGPDTVFQLASLSKPVSSTVVAGAAGDDTGVWDEPVAAHLPGFALKDPWVSGHATVTDLMSHRSGLPDHAGDLLEDLGYDQAYILGHLRYEPLAPFRASYAYTNFGFTAGAEAVARTKGVSWQKLSEDTLFGPAGMNSTSTTFADYAKARNKAVGHVRNADGTWQAKFVRDADAQAPAGGVSSTASDMTRWLRLQLADGTLDGRRIVDAENLEHTHLPEIVSQPPASPAGRTGFYGLGWNVGYDDQGRLRLSHSGAFDLGANTNVTMLPGERLGIIVLTNGRPVGLADSVAEDFFDTAQYGKPTRDWLPLIAAVYAQEDRAAVSPTDYAEPPAVRKAARTDSAYTGTYDNAYYGRAVVTTDEDGLVLELGPAPKRYRLSHYDGDTFSFATTGENAVGPTGVTFTFGEGKSADRLRVEYLDETGLGTFTRR from the coding sequence ATGCATGCCGCGAAGGCCGTGCGACTGCGCCGTAGCCGCTCACTCGCCGTATCGGGCCTGGCCGTACTGCTCACCGCGGCGACGGCCCTGTCCTCGGGTGCCGCCGACCCGGGCCCTTCGCCCAGCCCCACGCCATCACCGTCGGAAGCCGCCCCGAAACCACCCCCGGACCAGCCGCCGCCGCTGCTCACACAGGCCGATGTGGACCGCGCCGTCGCCCGCCTCGACGGCGTCGTGCAGGACATGATGAAGCGGACCGGCGTACCCGGAACCGCCGTAGGTGTCGTGTACAAGGACCGGGTGGTGTACCTGAAGGGTTTCGGCAAGCGGCATGTCGGTGAACCCGCGGCCGTCGGCCCCGACACGGTCTTCCAGCTGGCGTCGCTGTCGAAGCCGGTCAGCTCCACCGTCGTCGCCGGGGCCGCCGGCGACGACACCGGCGTCTGGGACGAGCCGGTCGCCGCACACCTGCCCGGCTTCGCCCTCAAGGACCCCTGGGTGAGCGGCCACGCCACCGTCACGGACCTCATGTCCCACCGCAGCGGACTGCCGGACCACGCCGGTGACCTGCTGGAGGACCTCGGCTACGACCAGGCGTACATTCTCGGCCATCTGCGGTACGAGCCCCTCGCCCCGTTCCGCGCGAGCTACGCCTACACCAACTTCGGCTTCACCGCGGGCGCGGAGGCCGTCGCCCGCACCAAGGGCGTCAGCTGGCAGAAGCTCAGCGAGGACACGCTCTTCGGCCCCGCCGGCATGAACTCCACCAGCACCACCTTCGCCGACTACGCCAAGGCCCGGAACAAGGCCGTCGGGCATGTGAGGAACGCCGACGGCACCTGGCAGGCGAAGTTCGTCCGGGACGCGGACGCACAGGCACCGGCCGGCGGCGTCAGCTCCACCGCGTCCGACATGACGCGATGGCTGCGGCTCCAGCTCGCCGACGGCACGCTCGACGGCAGACGGATCGTCGACGCGGAGAACCTGGAGCACACCCATCTGCCGGAGATCGTCTCGCAGCCGCCGGCCTCCCCGGCGGGCCGCACCGGCTTCTACGGCCTGGGCTGGAACGTCGGCTACGACGACCAGGGGCGGCTCCGCCTCAGTCACTCCGGCGCCTTCGACCTCGGGGCCAACACCAATGTGACCATGCTCCCCGGCGAACGACTCGGCATCATCGTCCTCACCAACGGCCGCCCCGTGGGCCTCGCCGACTCCGTGGCCGAGGACTTCTTCGACACCGCCCAGTACGGGAAGCCCACCCGGGACTGGCTCCCGCTCATCGCCGCGGTCTACGCGCAGGAGGACCGGGCAGCGGTCTCGCCCACCGACTACGCCGAGCCGCCCGCCGTCCGGAAAGCGGCACGCACCGACAGCGCGTACACCGGGACGTACGACAACGCGTACTACGGAAGGGCCGTGGTCACCACGGACGAGGACGGGCTCGTCCTCGAACTCGGCCCCGCACCGAAGCGGTACCGCCTCAGCCACTACGACGGCGACACCTTCAGCTTCGCCACCACCGGGGAGAACGCGGTCGGCCCGACCGGCGTCACGTTCACCTTCGGGGAGGGCAAGAGCGCGGACAGGCTCCGCGTCGAGTACCTCGACGAGACGGGCCTCGGCACTTTCACGCGCCGCTGA
- a CDS encoding VOC family protein yields the protein MAAAPEGTPIWADAMFTDVEGAKTFYGEVLGWTFGETASEYGDYTEAYADGKAVAAVVPPMPGQDAHSQWCLYLASPDAAATAEKIRRSGGTVLMEPMAIGDFGTMCLARDPGGVTFGLWQPGTHEGFQATNVPGAFCWAEVFTREPEKSDAFFPAVFGYGTKTVEDERIDFKLFDLGADPVLGRMKMSDEDFPPEVPSYIQVYFTVPDCDAAVATAQKLGGKPVFGPMSSPFGRFAAVVDPQGAAFAVIDVTTTEGEMPNIT from the coding sequence ATGGCTGCAGCACCCGAGGGCACACCGATCTGGGCCGACGCGATGTTCACCGACGTGGAGGGCGCGAAGACCTTCTACGGCGAGGTCCTGGGCTGGACCTTCGGCGAGACGGCGTCGGAGTACGGCGACTACACGGAGGCGTACGCGGACGGCAAGGCGGTCGCCGCCGTGGTTCCGCCCATGCCGGGACAGGACGCACACTCGCAGTGGTGTCTCTACCTGGCGTCGCCGGACGCCGCCGCCACCGCCGAGAAGATCCGGCGCAGCGGCGGCACCGTGCTGATGGAGCCCATGGCGATCGGCGACTTCGGGACCATGTGCCTCGCCCGGGACCCCGGCGGTGTCACGTTCGGCCTGTGGCAGCCCGGCACGCACGAGGGCTTCCAGGCGACGAACGTGCCCGGCGCCTTCTGCTGGGCCGAGGTGTTCACCCGTGAGCCCGAGAAGTCCGACGCGTTCTTCCCCGCGGTCTTCGGCTACGGCACGAAGACGGTGGAGGACGAGCGCATCGACTTCAAGCTCTTCGATCTCGGCGCGGACCCCGTACTGGGCCGCATGAAGATGTCCGACGAGGACTTCCCGCCCGAGGTCCCGTCGTACATCCAGGTGTACTTCACCGTCCCCGACTGCGACGCCGCGGTGGCGACCGCGCAGAAGCTGGGCGGCAAGCCGGTGTTCGGGCCGATGAGCAGCCCCTTCGGCAGATTCGCGGCCGTCGTCGACCCGCAGGGCGCGGCGTTCGCCGTCATCGACGTCACGACGACCGAGGGCGAGATGCCGAACATCACGTGA
- a CDS encoding phosphodiester glycosidase family protein: MTARHARFRTVLGLLVAWGVLATTGLVAAAPAAAGERAWTRLAPGVRYRQFDIAASKGPARAHLLSVDLHDPRVSVGLLYPGAVGARATLSTLAGGRGAVGGVNGDFFNITETQHPGVEATGASVGPAIADGRELKAAVPDGQRFGPVLPPGTSTREVIGVDGEHRARLGRLALDGSLRTPGGQLALGGLNQYALPVGSVGAFTSDWGSVSRVRATCGTDTDRAAPCSTVTHEVTVRGGRVVSAAATPGGGPIAADAEVLVGREAGAVELRKLHVGDAVTIRHRLVEARSGQPYRFAVGGYPVLRGGAPLPGLDADTAAVRSAAGIADDGRTLLLLALDGAPEFRTGLTIAELAAVMRRAGSVDAFSLDGGGSSTLVTRDPGAGSVTVRNHPSGGAERPVPNGIGVFSRA, from the coding sequence GTGACGGCACGTCATGCTCGGTTCCGTACGGTTCTCGGCCTGCTGGTGGCCTGGGGCGTCCTGGCCACCACCGGGCTCGTGGCCGCCGCCCCGGCAGCGGCCGGGGAGAGAGCTTGGACGAGGCTCGCGCCGGGCGTCCGGTACCGGCAGTTCGACATCGCGGCGTCGAAGGGCCCCGCGAGGGCCCATCTGCTGTCGGTGGACCTGCACGATCCGCGGGTTTCGGTCGGACTGCTGTATCCGGGCGCGGTCGGTGCGCGGGCCACGCTGTCCACGCTGGCCGGCGGCAGGGGTGCGGTCGGCGGGGTGAACGGCGACTTCTTCAACATCACCGAGACCCAGCATCCCGGTGTCGAGGCGACGGGGGCCTCGGTGGGGCCCGCGATCGCGGACGGCCGGGAGCTCAAGGCGGCCGTGCCGGACGGGCAGCGGTTCGGTCCGGTGCTGCCGCCCGGCACCTCCACGCGTGAGGTGATCGGCGTGGACGGCGAGCACCGGGCACGACTCGGCCGGCTGGCCCTCGACGGCAGTCTGCGCACTCCGGGCGGTCAGCTGGCCCTCGGCGGGCTCAACCAGTACGCGCTGCCCGTGGGTTCGGTCGGGGCGTTCACCTCCGACTGGGGCTCGGTGTCACGGGTCCGTGCGACCTGCGGTACGGACACCGACCGGGCGGCGCCGTGCAGCACGGTGACGCACGAGGTGACCGTGCGCGGTGGACGTGTCGTCTCGGCCGCCGCCACCCCGGGCGGCGGTCCCATCGCCGCGGACGCCGAAGTGCTGGTCGGCCGGGAGGCCGGGGCGGTGGAGCTGCGGAAGCTGCACGTCGGTGACGCCGTGACGATCCGGCACCGGCTCGTCGAGGCGCGCTCCGGCCAGCCGTACCGGTTCGCGGTGGGCGGCTATCCGGTCCTGCGGGGCGGAGCGCCGCTGCCCGGGCTCGACGCCGACACGGCCGCGGTGCGCTCGGCGGCCGGGATCGCCGACGACGGGCGCACGCTCCTGCTGCTCGCGCTGGACGGCGCTCCGGAGTTCAGGACCGGGCTGACGATCGCCGAGTTGGCCGCCGTGATGCGGCGGGCCGGGTCGGTCGACGCGTTCAGTCTGGACGGCGGAGGTTCGTCGACGCTGGTCACCCGCGATCCCGGAGCCGGTTCGGTCACGGTGCGTAACCATCCGAGCGGCGGGGCGGAGCGGCCGGTACCGAACGGCATCGGGGTCTTCTCCCGCGCGTGA
- a CDS encoding DUF779 domain-containing protein, whose protein sequence is MVDPNGSPPVELTPAAAELLRRLRAVHGPLMFHQSGGCCDGSAPMCYPEGEFRTGGSDVLLTRLSVEGVTEPVSFWMSASQYEAWRHTRLIVDVVEGRGSGFSLEAPEGVRFLIRSRLVGS, encoded by the coding sequence ATGGTGGACCCGAACGGATCTCCGCCCGTCGAGCTCACCCCCGCGGCCGCCGAGCTGTTGCGGCGGCTGCGGGCCGTCCACGGTCCGCTGATGTTCCATCAATCGGGTGGCTGCTGTGACGGAAGTGCGCCGATGTGCTATCCGGAGGGCGAGTTCAGGACCGGCGGTTCGGATGTGCTGCTGACGCGGCTGTCGGTCGAAGGAGTGACCGAGCCGGTGTCTTTCTGGATGTCGGCGAGCCAGTACGAGGCGTGGCGGCACACCCGCCTTATCGTCGACGTCGTCGAGGGCCGCGGCAGCGGATTCTCACTCGAGGCACCCGAAGGGGTGCGTTTTCTGATCCGTTCCCGGCTCGTCGGCTCGTAG
- a CDS encoding HAD-IIA family hydrolase, with protein MQRVGAVLIDIDGVLTVSWEPLPGAVTALERLRERGLRLALLTNTTSRTRNSIATVLAEAGFPVTADDVLTAPVATAAYLTERFPGARCLLLNSGDIGEDFAGVTVMGPDEEGVADVVVVGGAGPEFGYAALNRAFAHLQRGAHLVAMHRNLYWRTASGLDLDSGAFLPGLERAAGVEAEVTGKPAGPFFAAALARLGADASETLMVGDDIESDVLAAQRHGLTGVLVRTGKYRPETHRAASGSPDHVVDSFAGLPGLLERLEG; from the coding sequence ATGCAGCGGGTCGGCGCGGTCCTGATCGATATCGACGGTGTGCTCACGGTGTCCTGGGAGCCCCTTCCGGGCGCGGTCACGGCGCTGGAGCGACTGCGGGAGCGGGGCCTTCGCCTGGCGCTGCTCACCAACACCACCTCACGCACGCGGAACTCCATCGCGACGGTGCTGGCCGAGGCCGGCTTCCCGGTCACCGCCGACGACGTCCTCACCGCCCCCGTCGCGACCGCCGCCTATCTCACCGAGCGTTTCCCCGGGGCGCGTTGTCTGCTGCTCAACAGCGGTGACATCGGGGAGGACTTCGCGGGTGTCACCGTCATGGGCCCGGACGAGGAGGGTGTCGCCGACGTGGTCGTCGTCGGGGGCGCGGGGCCGGAGTTCGGGTACGCGGCGCTCAATCGCGCCTTCGCCCATCTCCAGCGGGGCGCCCATCTGGTGGCCATGCACCGCAATCTGTACTGGCGTACGGCGTCGGGGCTCGACCTCGACTCGGGCGCCTTTCTGCCGGGCCTGGAGCGGGCGGCCGGTGTCGAGGCCGAGGTGACGGGGAAGCCCGCGGGCCCCTTCTTCGCGGCCGCCCTGGCCCGTCTCGGCGCCGATGCCTCCGAAACGCTCATGGTGGGCGACGACATCGAGTCCGACGTGCTCGCCGCCCAGCGCCACGGACTCACCGGCGTTCTGGTGAGGACGGGGAAGTACCGTCCCGAAACGCACCGGGCCGCGTCGGGTTCGCCGGACCACGTCGTGGATTCCTTCGCCGGTCTGCCGGGGCTGTTGGAGCGCCTGGAGGGCTGA
- a CDS encoding cytochrome P450 family protein — protein sequence MTTTQDPVAAAEQCTAEFRRNPHPVYAHLRDTAPVCPMKPPHGIETYLITRYEDARAALSDPRLSKDMYGAMDAYRRIFGDSSVALDDNMLNSDAPKHTRLRKLVNSEFTPRRVEALRPKIQDIVGKLLDACPTREPVDLLPAFAFPLPITVICELLGVPPEERSVMQRLSTTVAQTGFSEESKRAQQKAEEDLHAYFTELIARKRRSPGEDLLSALTEAQDKDGGLTENELVSTAFLLMFAGHKTTAYLIGNAVYHFLANPAQLRAVQENPELVGPAVDELVRYDGSVESATFRFATEDLEISGTRIPKGALVQIALLSANRDPLKFDSPDEFDVTRPGNAQSAHLGFGHGSHYCLGAPLARLEMQLALTGLFSRFPRIAPADPSAGPKWMEVPFPAFRGLVELPVVLDPAP from the coding sequence GTGACCACCACGCAAGACCCCGTCGCCGCGGCCGAGCAGTGCACCGCCGAGTTCCGGCGGAACCCGCACCCGGTCTACGCACACCTACGGGACACCGCGCCCGTCTGCCCGATGAAACCGCCGCACGGCATCGAGACGTACCTGATCACACGGTACGAGGACGCCCGGGCCGCCCTGTCCGATCCCCGGCTGAGCAAGGACATGTACGGGGCCATGGACGCGTACCGGAGGATCTTCGGTGACTCGTCGGTGGCACTGGACGACAACATGCTCAACTCCGACGCGCCCAAGCACACGCGGCTGCGCAAGCTCGTCAACTCCGAGTTCACGCCGCGCCGTGTGGAGGCGCTGCGGCCGAAGATCCAGGACATCGTCGGGAAGCTGCTCGACGCATGCCCGACCCGGGAGCCGGTGGATCTGCTGCCCGCGTTCGCGTTCCCGCTGCCGATCACCGTGATCTGCGAGCTGCTCGGCGTACCGCCCGAGGAGCGGTCCGTTATGCAGCGGCTGTCCACCACGGTGGCGCAGACGGGCTTCAGCGAGGAGTCCAAGCGGGCCCAGCAGAAGGCGGAGGAGGATCTCCACGCCTACTTCACCGAGCTCATCGCGCGCAAGCGGAGGAGCCCGGGCGAGGACCTGCTCAGCGCGCTCACCGAGGCCCAGGACAAGGACGGCGGCCTCACGGAGAACGAGCTGGTCTCGACGGCGTTCCTGCTGATGTTCGCGGGTCACAAGACGACCGCGTACCTCATCGGCAACGCCGTGTACCACTTCCTGGCCAATCCCGCACAGCTGCGTGCCGTGCAGGAGAACCCGGAGCTGGTCGGACCCGCCGTGGACGAGCTGGTGCGCTACGACGGCTCGGTGGAGAGCGCGACGTTCCGGTTCGCCACCGAGGACCTGGAGATCAGCGGTACGCGGATCCCGAAGGGTGCCCTCGTGCAGATCGCGCTCCTCTCGGCCAACCGTGACCCGCTGAAGTTCGACTCCCCGGACGAGTTCGACGTGACACGACCGGGGAACGCGCAGAGCGCGCATCTGGGGTTCGGCCACGGCAGTCACTACTGCCTGGGCGCGCCGCTGGCCCGGCTGGAGATGCAACTGGCCCTCACCGGCCTGTTCAGCCGGTTCCCGAGGATCGCGCCTGCCGATCCCTCGGCGGGGCCGAAGTGGATGGAGGTCCCCTTCCCGGCGTTCCGCGGCCTCGTGGAGCTGCCGGTCGTGCTCGACCCCGCGCCGTGA
- a CDS encoding amidohydrolase family protein — protein MIIDIHGHLSPPEAAERFPMPPSLTDVDGMLAARAQAGIDLTIIGSPVGAGAMARVPGVDNFKQPRDRLRGFHAWMSGLIASFPDQLRGYVYANPFGDDDHLEGVRETLADPAFVGLITPSSVHGELLGSPRSDSFFALAAEAGVPVMVHAPAEPIGTERVDDIGFVEQIGRFGDVGTAMAMIAFAGWLDRYPGLRLIGATGGGAMALLPERLQTAARPRHWGGGAPSGAPSGPPSGAPSQAPSGRPAAPAGGPPPSSPRSADPGAALQRMYVDTSPFSPAHLSLNAEVLGPERMLFGSDSPPMSAPLEDLIRMIEKLPVDKASQQRILGGNAEALFDLRSRP, from the coding sequence ATGATCATCGACATCCACGGACATCTGTCCCCACCGGAGGCGGCCGAACGCTTCCCCATGCCCCCCAGCCTGACCGACGTGGACGGAATGCTCGCCGCACGGGCCCAGGCCGGGATCGACCTCACCATCATCGGCAGCCCGGTGGGCGCCGGCGCGATGGCACGGGTCCCGGGCGTCGACAACTTCAAGCAGCCGCGAGACCGGCTCCGTGGCTTCCACGCCTGGATGTCGGGGCTGATCGCCTCGTTCCCCGACCAGTTGCGCGGATACGTCTACGCCAACCCGTTCGGCGACGACGATCATCTGGAGGGGGTGAGGGAGACCCTGGCCGACCCCGCCTTCGTCGGCCTGATCACCCCCTCCAGCGTCCACGGCGAGCTGCTCGGCTCGCCGCGGTCCGACTCCTTCTTCGCGCTGGCCGCCGAGGCGGGAGTGCCGGTCATGGTCCACGCCCCGGCCGAACCCATCGGCACGGAGCGGGTCGACGACATCGGCTTCGTCGAGCAGATCGGCCGGTTCGGCGATGTCGGCACGGCCATGGCCATGATCGCGTTCGCGGGATGGCTGGACAGGTACCCCGGTCTGCGGCTGATCGGCGCCACCGGCGGCGGCGCGATGGCGCTGCTGCCGGAGCGCCTGCAGACGGCGGCGCGCCCCCGTCACTGGGGCGGGGGCGCGCCCTCGGGGGCGCCCTCGGGCCCTCCGTCCGGAGCGCCGTCGCAAGCGCCGTCGGGGCGGCCCGCCGCCCCGGCGGGCGGTCCCCCGCCGTCGAGCCCGCGGTCGGCCGACCCCGGCGCCGCACTGCAGCGCATGTACGTCGACACCAGCCCGTTCAGCCCGGCGCACCTGAGTCTCAACGCGGAGGTCCTGGGGCCCGAGCGGATGCTCTTCGGCAGCGACTCGCCGCCGATGTCCGCACCGCTGGAGGACCTCATCCGCATGATCGAGAAGCTGCCTGTGGACAAGGCGTCGCAGCAGCGCATCCTCGGCGGCAACGCCGAGGCCCTCTTCGACCTCAGGAGCCGTCCGTGA
- a CDS encoding NAD(P)-dependent oxidoreductase: MTRTTNGPVAVLGLGTMGTGLATRLLDQGIQVRVWNRTPERTEPLARAGAFAAARPSEAVEGTSAAICTVADGEALGTVLRGPDGVLARGDYPGALICASTVAPEEVVRIAGNAPSVMDVGMLGNREHARDGELRLFVGGEERVFTAGRPLLEMLGKEVVHLGALGSGMRMKLLLNLLMGIEVQALAEAAELAAASGLDKRLVLKTIAGSGFASPVMAFKSRRLATGRFDEPDFRLRLMAKDLMLASEQAEAAGLRLPLAAAAAETHVRATEQGLGDEDCAAVTRALTPKPGSHT, translated from the coding sequence ATGACGCGCACCACCAACGGCCCCGTCGCCGTCCTCGGCCTCGGCACGATGGGCACGGGCCTTGCCACCCGCCTTCTCGACCAGGGCATACAGGTACGGGTCTGGAACCGTACCCCCGAGCGGACAGAACCGCTCGCCAGGGCCGGCGCCTTCGCCGCGGCCCGTCCGAGCGAGGCCGTCGAGGGAACGAGCGCCGCGATCTGCACCGTCGCCGACGGTGAGGCCCTCGGCACCGTACTGCGCGGCCCTGACGGGGTCCTGGCCAGGGGCGACTACCCCGGCGCCCTGATCTGCGCCAGCACCGTCGCCCCCGAGGAGGTCGTCCGCATCGCCGGGAACGCGCCCTCCGTCATGGACGTGGGCATGCTCGGCAACCGGGAGCACGCCCGCGACGGCGAGCTGCGGCTGTTCGTCGGCGGCGAGGAGCGGGTGTTCACCGCCGGCCGGCCGCTGCTGGAGATGCTGGGCAAGGAGGTCGTCCATCTGGGCGCACTCGGTTCCGGCATGCGGATGAAACTGCTCCTCAACCTGCTCATGGGTATAGAGGTGCAGGCCCTGGCCGAGGCCGCCGAACTGGCGGCCGCCTCCGGTCTCGACAAGCGGCTCGTTCTCAAGACGATCGCGGGCAGCGGCTTCGCCTCCCCGGTCATGGCGTTCAAGTCCAGGCGCCTGGCCACCGGGCGCTTCGACGAGCCGGACTTCCGGCTGCGCCTGATGGCGAAGGACCTCATGCTCGCCTCTGAGCAGGCAGAGGCGGCCGGACTGCGTCTGCCGCTCGCCGCCGCGGCGGCGGAGACCCACGTCCGCGCCACCGAGCAAGGACTCGGCGACGAGGACTGTGCCGCGGTCACCCGCGCCCTCACACCGAAACCGGGAAGCCACACATGA
- a CDS encoding antibiotic biosynthesis monooxygenase family protein, with translation MGTVQNGQMAERLSVVFAVRVIEGGEQGFLEMYEKLRKSVAGTPGHIIERLGEPVDDSRQWVITSEWETPEHFFAWQQSEDHRALVAPLRKWVDSTQSLRFRVVKETVKETS, from the coding sequence ATGGGCACTGTGCAGAACGGCCAGATGGCCGAAAGGTTGTCCGTGGTTTTCGCGGTCCGTGTGATCGAGGGCGGTGAGCAAGGATTCCTGGAGATGTACGAGAAGCTCCGGAAATCCGTCGCCGGAACTCCCGGTCACATCATCGAGAGGCTGGGAGAGCCCGTTGACGACTCCCGCCAGTGGGTCATCACCAGCGAATGGGAGACTCCCGAACACTTCTTCGCCTGGCAGCAGAGCGAGGACCACCGCGCGCTGGTGGCCCCGCTTCGCAAATGGGTCGACTCGACGCAGTCGCTGCGGTTCCGGGTCGTCAAGGAGACCGTGAAGGAGACGTCATGA
- a CDS encoding DUF7507 domain-containing protein — protein sequence MTATFVSKIPQGGMTNALGILPGGTGAYLVNRTGTASSIVVHGYDAASGTWTKYPGTTPGDGVVVVAGAIDPASRIYYYAALGTGTTTTPGKVTVYGFNTQTNTAIPGVIATFDLPITSRFSANGDIAFDASGNLYIVTSANSSNNAAIGVVPGPLPTTGSATGVALTDTLLTTINNPQQRQYNGIAFNNSGELFIEFSSPAPSTATFLQAVNPNNGALIGQAKQLSDTTFASVDLGACSTNPTLTPQKNIAGRFATSTTSNDQFELSITGGGISSGNTATTTGTTTGTTTGTTTGVQSPAAGPVIGVANTTYTLTETAVSGGSLDNYTSTYACVDTANANAPVTSGTATSFELHFPATQQGANSPRILCTFTNTPKPAAPSLTLAKSVEPVSVTAAGQVVTYRHVVTNTGNVTLSGVAVSETVFSGTGTDPEVSCPGTSLAPGQSMECTATYGVTQADVNAGEIENTAEATGTPPSGPAVTDTASASVTAQQTPVLSLVKTVVGDGGPFRSGEILTYSYLVHNTGNVTRSP from the coding sequence GTGACGGCGACCTTCGTCAGCAAGATCCCCCAGGGCGGCATGACCAACGCCCTCGGGATCCTCCCGGGCGGAACAGGCGCGTATCTCGTCAACCGCACCGGCACGGCGTCGTCCATCGTCGTGCACGGATACGACGCCGCCTCCGGCACCTGGACCAAGTACCCCGGGACCACCCCCGGCGACGGGGTCGTGGTCGTGGCCGGCGCGATCGACCCGGCCAGCCGCATCTACTACTACGCCGCCCTCGGCACCGGCACGACCACCACCCCGGGCAAGGTCACCGTCTACGGTTTCAACACCCAGACGAACACCGCGATCCCCGGCGTGATCGCCACCTTCGACCTGCCCATCACCAGCCGGTTCAGCGCCAACGGGGACATCGCCTTCGACGCGTCCGGCAACCTCTACATCGTCACCTCGGCGAACAGCTCCAACAACGCGGCGATCGGCGTGGTCCCCGGACCGCTCCCCACCACCGGCTCCGCCACCGGGGTCGCGCTGACCGACACCCTGCTGACCACCATCAACAACCCCCAGCAGCGTCAGTACAACGGGATCGCCTTCAACAACAGCGGTGAGCTCTTCATCGAGTTCAGCTCCCCCGCACCGTCCACCGCGACCTTCCTGCAGGCCGTGAACCCCAACAACGGCGCGCTCATCGGCCAGGCGAAGCAGCTTTCGGACACCACCTTCGCCTCCGTGGACCTCGGTGCCTGCTCGACCAATCCGACGCTGACGCCGCAGAAGAACATCGCCGGCCGGTTCGCCACGTCGACCACCTCGAACGACCAGTTCGAACTGTCGATCACGGGTGGCGGCATCAGCAGCGGCAACACCGCCACCACCACCGGCACCACCACCGGCACCACCACCGGCACCACCACCGGCGTCCAGTCACCGGCCGCCGGACCCGTCATCGGCGTGGCGAACACGACGTACACGCTGACCGAGACCGCCGTGTCCGGCGGCAGCCTCGACAACTACACATCGACGTACGCCTGTGTCGACACGGCCAACGCCAACGCACCCGTCACCTCGGGCACGGCCACCTCGTTCGAACTGCACTTCCCCGCCACCCAGCAGGGGGCGAACAGCCCCCGCATCCTGTGCACCTTCACCAACACACCGAAACCGGCGGCCCCTTCGCTGACGTTGGCGAAGTCCGTGGAGCCGGTGTCGGTGACCGCGGCGGGGCAGGTGGTGACGTACCGGCATGTGGTGACGAACACGGGCAATGTGACGTTGTCGGGTGTGGCGGTGAGCGAGACGGTGTTCTCGGGGACGGGTACGGATCCTGAGGTGTCGTGTCCGGGGACGTCGCTCGCTCCGGGGCAGTCGATGGAGTGCACGGCGACGTACGGCGTCACGCAGGCGGATGTGAACGCGGGGGAGATCGAGAACACGGCCGAGGCGACGGGCACTCCGCCGTCGGGCCCGGCGGTGACCGACACCGCGAGTGCGTCCGTCACCGCCCAGCAGACTCCGGTGCTGTCACTGGTGAAGACCGTCGTCGGGGACGGCGGCCCCTTCCGTTCCGGCGAGATCCTCACGTACTCGTACCTGGTGCACAACACGGGCAATGTGACGCGTTCGCCCTGA
- a CDS encoding DUF7507 domain-containing protein: MVKTVSPSVVTAPGQRVDYRFVVTNTGNVALANVTVNETAFTGSGPRPDVSCPDAALVPGEQMTCTANYEVTNEDIRAGSVQNTVTATGTPAGLPPVTSQPSSATVTTPGHHGAVLKLKKSASPSKVTRPGKRVEYRFVVENTGTQALTDVRVEETEFTGKGRDPEVSCPGTSLAPGERMTCTASYEVTKGDIRAGSVKNTAIATGTLPAGSEVTSNRSSAKVTTSKGHGDHDHDHDSHDKKRPDHHRP, from the coding sequence GTGGTGAAGACGGTCTCCCCGTCCGTGGTGACGGCCCCGGGCCAGCGCGTGGACTACCGCTTCGTGGTGACGAACACGGGGAACGTGGCACTGGCGAACGTGACGGTGAACGAGACCGCCTTCACCGGATCCGGCCCACGGCCGGACGTCTCGTGCCCCGACGCCGCCCTCGTGCCGGGTGAGCAGATGACCTGCACGGCGAACTACGAGGTCACCAACGAGGACATCCGCGCGGGCTCCGTGCAGAACACGGTCACGGCCACCGGCACACCGGCCGGGCTTCCCCCGGTGACCTCGCAGCCGTCGAGCGCCACGGTGACCACCCCCGGGCATCACGGTGCGGTGCTGAAGCTGAAGAAGTCGGCCTCGCCGAGCAAGGTCACCCGGCCCGGCAAGCGGGTCGAGTACCGCTTCGTCGTCGAGAACACCGGCACGCAGGCCCTGACCGATGTGCGGGTGGAGGAGACGGAGTTCACCGGGAAGGGCCGCGATCCCGAGGTCTCCTGCCCCGGCACTTCCCTCGCGCCGGGCGAGCGGATGACCTGCACGGCGTCCTACGAGGTCACCAAGGGCGACATCCGGGCGGGCTCGGTGAAGAACACGGCCATCGCGACGGGCACGCTGCCCGCAGGCTCCGAGGTGACGTCGAACCGGTCGAGCGCCAAGGTGACCACATCGAAGGGCCACGGGGACCACGACCACGACCACGATTCCCACGACAAGAAGCGGCCCGATCACCACCGGCCTTAG